The Spirochaetota bacterium genome has a segment encoding these proteins:
- a CDS encoding PBP1A family penicillin-binding protein, which produces MEKIDLLKIETIALKVFMGLCLLGGLMFGFVTAEIKNYSGIENLKAFQPSIPTRIYDVNGEVIAELFQQRRYPVSFEDLPPCLVNAFLSAEDQDFYDHFGISPPAIARAMGKNIIASIKSFRPVISQGGSTITQQLAKRLFTSGERTFGRKALEAILALQIEKRFTKEEILEMYFNQIYFGHGCHGVAAASRFFFHKNVKYINAIESSVLAGLPTRPNGLSPIKYPRRAMAKNRDTLNRMVDQGYLDRKKADHIYEEFWPAFVESIIMDYPTKTARSKFQDKAPYFTDYVRQILVSRFGNEMVYNDGLSVYTTLNLREQKIAERVLKDALKKQNSVSVKGAVTKTIAMETGMIDSFEGLRMIFPLPSVAISRDGEGAFKQTMADDLLDAAEILSLFTEAPGCSKSLEAYHSQITGLSSVMNVEGAIIAIEPFSSYIKAMVGGSKFEVQNQYNRSVQARRQPGSSFKPFVYGAAIENRLVTTETNLPDAPILDVDAIGNTWTPGNYEGEYRGMVPVSNALSASINVISIRLYDLLGPDRIIDYASKMTKVPPTEFGANPTIALGTSELTPFEMATGYAIYANRGKDVIPFAVRYVVDRDGNEVANIEREVGEILARKAKNGTIQVISEDVAWIMTQLMMKVVDSGTATEGIRIKGGYAKKGAGKTGSTSNWSDAWFCGFTPDVAAVVWVGYDQSFLSLGTHQAASEVAAPVWGRFMDGFYKGKPDPQFPDMPPGVCKIGAGYGLEGAQSQYYSTDGNDIMKSVLERYMEIEGFIEERKFRSQ; this is translated from the coding sequence ATGGAAAAGATTGATTTACTCAAGATAGAAACGATCGCACTGAAGGTGTTCATGGGCCTCTGCCTCCTGGGGGGGCTCATGTTCGGCTTTGTCACCGCCGAGATCAAAAACTACTCCGGCATCGAGAACCTGAAGGCCTTTCAGCCCAGCATCCCTACGCGGATCTATGACGTAAACGGCGAGGTGATCGCTGAGCTGTTCCAGCAGCGGCGCTATCCCGTGTCCTTCGAGGACCTTCCCCCCTGCCTGGTGAACGCCTTCCTGTCGGCGGAGGACCAGGACTTTTACGACCACTTCGGCATTTCACCGCCTGCCATTGCGCGGGCCATGGGCAAGAATATCATCGCCTCGATCAAATCCTTCAGGCCGGTGATTTCCCAGGGCGGCTCCACCATCACCCAGCAGCTGGCCAAGCGGCTCTTTACCTCGGGGGAGCGAACCTTCGGCCGCAAGGCCCTGGAGGCGATCCTGGCGCTCCAGATAGAGAAGCGCTTCACGAAGGAAGAGATCCTGGAGATGTATTTCAACCAGATCTATTTCGGCCACGGGTGCCATGGCGTCGCCGCCGCCTCGCGCTTCTTCTTTCACAAGAACGTCAAGTATATCAACGCCATCGAGAGCTCCGTGCTGGCCGGCCTGCCGACGCGTCCCAACGGCCTGTCGCCCATCAAGTACCCGCGGCGGGCCATGGCCAAGAACCGCGACACCCTGAACCGCATGGTTGACCAGGGTTACCTCGACAGGAAAAAGGCGGACCACATCTACGAGGAGTTCTGGCCCGCCTTCGTCGAATCGATCATCATGGATTATCCGACCAAGACGGCGCGGTCGAAGTTTCAGGACAAGGCCCCGTACTTCACCGACTACGTGCGGCAGATCCTCGTGTCGCGCTTCGGCAATGAGATGGTCTACAACGACGGACTGAGCGTGTACACGACCCTCAACCTGCGCGAGCAGAAGATCGCCGAGAGGGTTTTAAAAGACGCCCTGAAGAAGCAGAACTCGGTTTCGGTAAAAGGCGCGGTGACCAAGACCATCGCCATGGAAACGGGCATGATCGACTCCTTCGAGGGCCTGCGGATGATTTTCCCTCTCCCGTCGGTTGCGATCAGCCGTGACGGCGAGGGCGCCTTCAAGCAGACGATGGCCGACGATCTCCTCGACGCGGCGGAGATACTGTCCCTCTTCACGGAGGCGCCGGGATGCAGCAAGTCCCTGGAGGCGTACCATTCCCAGATCACGGGACTCTCCTCCGTCATGAACGTCGAGGGGGCCATTATCGCCATCGAGCCCTTCAGCAGCTACATCAAGGCCATGGTGGGAGGCTCCAAGTTCGAGGTCCAGAACCAGTACAATCGCTCCGTCCAGGCCAGGCGGCAGCCCGGCTCGTCCTTCAAGCCCTTCGTGTACGGCGCCGCCATCGAGAACAGGCTGGTGACCACGGAGACTAACCTTCCCGACGCGCCCATCCTCGATGTGGACGCCATCGGCAACACCTGGACACCGGGCAACTACGAGGGCGAGTACCGCGGCATGGTGCCGGTGAGCAACGCCCTGTCCGCCTCCATCAATGTCATATCGATCAGGCTCTACGACCTGCTGGGGCCCGACAGGATCATAGACTACGCCTCGAAGATGACCAAGGTGCCGCCCACGGAATTCGGCGCGAACCCGACTATTGCACTGGGAACGTCCGAGCTGACGCCCTTCGAGATGGCCACCGGCTACGCAATTTACGCCAACCGGGGCAAGGACGTCATTCCCTTTGCCGTGCGCTATGTGGTCGACCGGGACGGCAACGAGGTGGCGAATATCGAGCGGGAGGTGGGAGAGATCCTCGCCCGGAAAGCCAAGAACGGCACGATACAGGTCATCAGCGAGGACGTCGCCTGGATCATGACGCAGCTCATGATGAAGGTCGTGGATAGCGGTACAGCCACCGAGGGGATCCGCATCAAGGGCGGCTATGCCAAGAAGGGCGCCGGCAAAACCGGCTCCACCTCCAACTGGTCGGACGCGTGGTTCTGCGGTTTCACGCCCGATGTCGCGGCTGTTGTATGGGTCGGCTATGACCAGTCGTTCCTTTCCCTGGGAACTCACCAGGCCGCGTCGGAAGTGGCGGCTCCTGTCTGGGGGCGCTTCATGGACGGCTTCTATAAAGGGAAGCCGGACCCGCAGTTTCCCGATATGCCACCGGGCGTGTGCAAGATCGGGGCCGGGTACGGCCTGGAGGGCGCACAGTCGCAGTACTACAGCACCGACGGCAATGATATCATGAAATCGGTCCTGGAACGCTACATGGAAATTGAAGGATTCATAGAAGAAAGGAAATTCCGCAGTCAGTGA
- a CDS encoding metallophosphoesterase family protein, translating into MMHKSANPFPWIIIHLGCAILITLFLIAAINHVGYDIIAIYLRTSRRSYPVLFFSLCGVFIILNILLSARAAGAYIKKKRYMSFRAAAAVTVAMAVMFLSLAEPFLRMQRRPANAAESSARERFWAALGPVVQFGPFVDRRTDSSSSMVIWYFDPLRKEEPAILRYGRNPLPAAMVSLPEAAGDGKRHEFHLTGLSPATRYYYRVPAFGDTVHSFITGPPPGSGAPFSFIAVGDTDSSRKGGYGYSYLENVMKAAAATYRDRGQEPAFLIHAGDMVRTGADIDAWHHFFSTLPLIDSIPMAVTPGNHDYLVDRGANFHYFFGQPDYFTVDYGDARLFFIHPFDGPGTTLDGPVITTGKEQYRWLRRELARGSGRKWTIVVIHTPILSTGDYGVNELLAAQYLQLFREHRVDLVISGHDHNFDSYHVDERADWGGTLYIVTGTGGSTVDSYIMDRPSRRWLHWRHDRNSPHGLYQRDPYTRAYHRYGELSWGYTDVEVRSNALSVSYYRWLDLESFIGITGQDRHRWDMVYLSNDELARNNLLQATRVKQIDKKK; encoded by the coding sequence ATGATGCATAAATCCGCCAATCCCTTCCCCTGGATCATAATCCACCTGGGGTGCGCCATTCTTATCACTCTCTTCCTCATAGCGGCAATAAACCATGTCGGATATGATATCATTGCCATATACCTCCGGACGTCCCGCCGATCCTACCCTGTTCTGTTCTTCTCCCTCTGCGGCGTGTTCATCATTCTGAACATCCTGCTGTCGGCCCGAGCAGCCGGAGCCTATATAAAAAAGAAACGATACATGAGTTTTCGGGCCGCGGCGGCGGTCACTGTCGCCATGGCGGTGATGTTCCTTTCCCTGGCCGAACCATTTCTCAGGATGCAGCGTCGGCCGGCGAATGCCGCTGAGTCATCGGCACGGGAGCGATTCTGGGCGGCCCTAGGGCCGGTGGTCCAGTTCGGCCCCTTTGTCGACCGGAGGACAGATTCGTCCTCCTCCATGGTGATCTGGTACTTTGACCCCTTGAGAAAAGAAGAGCCGGCGATACTGCGCTACGGCAGAAACCCCCTGCCGGCCGCCATGGTGTCATTGCCCGAGGCGGCCGGCGACGGAAAGCGCCACGAGTTCCATCTCACCGGGTTGTCGCCGGCCACCCGCTACTACTACCGGGTCCCCGCCTTCGGTGATACTGTACACTCCTTCATAACGGGCCCGCCTCCCGGGTCCGGCGCTCCCTTCAGTTTCATTGCCGTTGGCGATACCGACAGCTCACGGAAAGGCGGTTACGGCTACTCCTATCTTGAAAACGTGATGAAGGCGGCAGCCGCAACATACCGGGATCGCGGCCAGGAGCCTGCATTTCTGATACACGCCGGAGACATGGTGCGCACCGGGGCAGATATTGACGCGTGGCATCACTTTTTTTCAACGCTCCCCCTGATCGACTCGATACCCATGGCGGTGACCCCGGGAAACCATGACTACCTGGTGGACCGGGGCGCCAACTTCCATTACTTCTTCGGACAGCCGGATTATTTTACCGTCGATTACGGCGACGCGCGACTGTTCTTCATCCATCCCTTTGACGGCCCGGGAACCACCCTGGACGGGCCCGTCATCACCACCGGGAAGGAACAGTACCGCTGGCTGCGCCGGGAGCTGGCCCGCGGCTCCGGCAGGAAGTGGACCATCGTCGTCATCCACACCCCGATCCTTTCAACGGGAGATTACGGCGTGAACGAGCTCCTGGCGGCCCAGTATCTCCAGCTCTTCAGAGAGCACCGGGTCGACCTGGTCATCTCCGGCCATGACCACAACTTCGATTCGTATCACGTTGACGAAAGGGCCGATTGGGGAGGCACCCTTTACATTGTAACGGGAACCGGTGGGTCCACCGTCGACTCATACATCATGGATCGTCCGTCACGGCGCTGGCTCCACTGGCGCCATGACAGGAATTCGCCCCATGGCCTGTACCAGCGCGATCCTTACACCAGGGCCTATCACCGCTACGGTGAGCTTTCCTGGGGTTATACCGACGTTGAAGTTCGAAGCAACGCCCTGTCCGTGTCCTATTACCGGTGGCTCGATTTGGAATCATTCATAGGAATCACCGGCCAGGACAGACACCGGTGGGACATGGTCTATTTGAGCAATGACGAACTGGCACGGAACAACCTGCTTCAGGCGACCAGGGTAAAACAAATTGACAAGAAAAAATAA
- a CDS encoding sulfatase-like hydrolase/transferase → MELKTITGTPGRCRQFIRDRLPLDFGFMSGLTAALMAYFLFMFQRRYGIRPFDLSFTSAFYICYSFFTAFIAAQLINLASHRLRPLRLAMNILFMALFVLIHSYHLITHIPLDSGLIIDNFTLGFYGESWYTIIGVFPPALFIGLGIFIVILLIIHWRKGILWSPRHYRNGGVKTAVAAALYALVLILPLRTHDEFTGLLRGLVRYPFQDPMSHVSVTGYPYLKNFTATPGLQRGAAKPNIILVMVESYNANVIMKKTPDGREITPVFNSLIRSGVYAERFYGNSVQTCKGQAATLLSVIPSIRGKIFTSFPELSFKALPAILGDAGYETLFMQGAESLAFDNTEAVMRKAGFNDIHSAYEFITDGDKGQVWGWGPEDSLFYRICLRRMDEIHGKNGGKPIFATLATTSNHMWFDHVPKDKRKMYPDPRDIAQRYANSIHLSDQGLQELLKGIAARPWLADTVLIITGDHSFPLDEHGISHNEIGFYEELFRTPLLILWKDRLRPRVINGPFSQLNIAPTVLDMAGIAGVKTHFLGQSLLSPGAVPKPVYLVQPYNGQYLGVVAYPFKYVRHTETGKEYLFNLQLDPNEENNLVGRSSRKVLALLRRGLRDIYVNQKVLTSNRLWPPGKGE, encoded by the coding sequence ATGGAGCTGAAAACCATAACCGGCACCCCGGGACGGTGCCGCCAATTTATCCGTGACCGGCTCCCTCTCGACTTCGGATTCATGAGCGGCCTGACAGCCGCGCTCATGGCCTATTTCCTGTTCATGTTCCAGAGGCGCTACGGTATCAGGCCCTTCGATCTATCCTTTACGTCGGCATTCTACATATGTTACAGCTTCTTCACCGCATTCATAGCCGCACAGCTGATCAACCTGGCTTCGCACCGCCTGAGGCCGCTGCGCCTTGCCATGAACATCCTGTTCATGGCCCTCTTCGTGCTGATTCATTCCTACCATCTTATCACCCACATACCCCTGGACTCCGGCCTCATCATCGACAACTTTACCCTCGGCTTCTACGGAGAGTCCTGGTATACCATCATCGGGGTCTTTCCGCCGGCACTCTTCATCGGCCTCGGCATATTCATTGTTATCCTCCTTATAATCCACTGGAGGAAGGGAATCCTCTGGTCGCCCCGGCACTACCGCAATGGCGGTGTAAAAACCGCTGTCGCCGCCGCCCTCTATGCCCTGGTCCTGATCCTGCCCCTGCGGACCCATGACGAATTCACCGGCCTGCTGCGGGGTCTCGTGCGCTATCCCTTCCAGGACCCGATGTCCCATGTCAGCGTCACCGGTTATCCTTATTTGAAGAACTTCACGGCGACGCCGGGATTGCAAAGGGGTGCGGCCAAACCGAACATCATCCTGGTGATGGTCGAATCGTATAACGCCAATGTTATCATGAAAAAAACCCCGGACGGCAGGGAGATAACGCCGGTCTTCAACTCCCTTATCCGCAGCGGCGTGTACGCCGAGCGTTTTTACGGCAATTCCGTCCAAACCTGCAAGGGCCAGGCCGCAACGCTCCTTTCGGTCATTCCCAGCATCCGCGGAAAGATATTCACTTCCTTTCCGGAACTCTCCTTCAAGGCCCTTCCCGCGATTCTCGGTGATGCCGGGTATGAAACCCTGTTCATGCAGGGGGCGGAAAGCCTCGCCTTCGATAACACCGAGGCCGTCATGAGAAAGGCCGGCTTCAACGATATTCATTCAGCCTATGAATTCATTACCGATGGGGACAAGGGCCAGGTCTGGGGTTGGGGCCCCGAAGACAGCCTTTTTTACCGGATATGCCTCAGGCGCATGGATGAGATCCACGGGAAGAACGGCGGGAAGCCGATCTTCGCAACCCTGGCTACAACATCCAACCACATGTGGTTCGACCATGTGCCAAAAGACAAGCGCAAGATGTATCCCGATCCCCGGGACATTGCCCAGCGCTACGCCAATTCGATACATCTCTCCGACCAGGGCCTGCAGGAACTATTGAAGGGCATTGCCGCGCGTCCCTGGCTGGCGGACACGGTCCTGATCATTACGGGGGACCACAGCTTTCCCCTGGATGAGCATGGCATTTCGCATAATGAGATCGGCTTCTACGAGGAGCTCTTCCGCACTCCCTTGCTGATCCTCTGGAAGGACCGGCTCCGACCGCGGGTAATCAACGGGCCCTTTTCCCAGCTTAACATAGCTCCCACGGTCCTGGATATGGCGGGCATAGCCGGAGTAAAGACACATTTTCTCGGCCAGTCACTGCTTTCCCCCGGAGCTGTACCAAAACCGGTGTACCTTGTCCAGCCCTATAACGGTCAGTACCTTGGCGTGGTGGCCTATCCATTCAAGTATGTACGCCATACCGAAACAGGCAAAGAATACCTTTTCAATCTACAGCTTGATCCCAATGAAGAGAACAACCTTGTTGGCCGATCAAGCCGGAAGGTATTGGCATTATTACGCAGGGGACTCCGCGATATTTACGTGAACCAGAAGGTGCTTACCTCGAACAGGCTGTGGCCGCCAGGGAAAGGGGAATAA
- a CDS encoding glycyl-radical enzyme activating protein, which produces MKPEKSDKTLTGTILEIQRMSTEDGPGLRTTVFFKGCSLRCLWCHNPESIDMKPQLHWVEPRCIGCKLCIEFCPHGALSFSERGIVIDREICRGCGACADQCPSTALELLGRTWTVEALAAEVIKDASYFGSTGGVTVSGGEAALQAPFVSALLKELKARGIHTALDTSGQCSRAYLDMVLPYTDLVLYDIKEIDPERHRRFTGSGNETILENLIHVAGYIGARVLPRELWIRTPVIPGATDNVETVTAIGSFIARALGGSVSRWELCAFNNLCRDKYRRLGMEWTYGGAGLIDRETMERLAGAARASGVDPGIVLWTGSTSLDDTDNDGGKNRKTVRAC; this is translated from the coding sequence ATGAAACCCGAAAAATCCGACAAGACTCTGACCGGCACCATCCTCGAGATACAGCGCATGTCCACCGAGGACGGCCCGGGACTGCGGACCACGGTCTTTTTCAAGGGATGCTCCCTCCGCTGTCTCTGGTGCCATAACCCGGAAAGCATTGACATGAAACCGCAGCTTCACTGGGTGGAACCGCGCTGCATCGGGTGCAAGCTCTGCATCGAGTTCTGCCCCCACGGGGCCCTGTCCTTTTCGGAGCGGGGCATCGTCATCGACCGCGAAATCTGCAGGGGATGCGGAGCCTGCGCGGACCAGTGCCCCTCCACGGCGCTGGAGCTTCTCGGCCGAACCTGGACCGTCGAGGCCCTGGCGGCGGAAGTCATCAAGGACGCTTCCTATTTCGGATCGACCGGGGGCGTCACCGTTTCAGGGGGAGAAGCCGCCCTGCAGGCGCCCTTCGTGTCGGCATTGCTAAAAGAGCTGAAGGCCCGGGGCATCCATACGGCCCTGGACACGAGCGGCCAGTGCAGCCGTGCTTACCTCGACATGGTGCTCCCGTACACCGACCTCGTCCTCTACGATATCAAGGAAATCGACCCGGAGAGGCACCGCCGGTTCACCGGCAGCGGCAACGAAACGATACTGGAGAACCTCATTCACGTGGCGGGATATATCGGCGCCCGCGTGCTGCCGCGGGAGCTGTGGATCCGCACCCCCGTCATCCCCGGCGCCACGGACAACGTGGAGACCGTCACCGCCATCGGCTCTTTCATCGCCCGCGCCCTCGGCGGGTCCGTGTCGCGGTGGGAGCTATGCGCCTTCAACAACCTCTGCAGGGACAAGTACCGGCGCCTCGGCATGGAGTGGACCTACGGCGGTGCCGGCCTCATCGACCGCGAGACAATGGAGCGGCTGGCCGGCGCTGCCAGGGCGTCCGGCGTCGATCCCGGCATCGTCCTCTGGACCGGGTCTACCTCTCTGGATGACACGGACAATGACGGCGGAAAAAACAGGAAGACCGTACGGGCTTGCTGA
- a CDS encoding LysE family transporter gives MKYNILISYAIVLLFGIVLGFFSAIPIGAVQLQVVKKAMQGLRKPAVMIALGSGTSDMVYGILTLFGLGGVLMSDRFQLVFYLLGAAVLSFLLYRSVLEYRGHPSAVEGGPDAKKNNHAYGFMTGFTLAITNPSIVLWWIVGFKVFIDLGLFSEATFILRLVFVVSGVTGLVGYLVILAMIIHRIHHNIPDRVFRGMNLVLIVLFIILIGYFICKAAGYLGF, from the coding sequence ATGAAGTACAATATCCTGATCAGCTACGCCATCGTCCTTCTCTTCGGGATCGTCCTCGGCTTCTTCTCCGCCATTCCCATCGGCGCGGTGCAGCTCCAGGTCGTCAAGAAGGCGATGCAGGGTCTCAGGAAACCGGCCGTCATGATCGCCCTGGGATCGGGCACGTCGGACATGGTTTACGGAATTCTCACCCTCTTCGGCCTGGGGGGCGTTCTCATGTCGGACCGGTTCCAGCTTGTTTTTTACCTGCTCGGGGCCGCCGTCCTTTCGTTCCTTCTCTACCGGTCGGTCCTGGAGTACCGGGGCCATCCATCGGCGGTCGAAGGCGGCCCTGACGCGAAAAAGAACAACCATGCCTACGGGTTCATGACAGGGTTCACCCTCGCCATCACCAACCCGAGCATCGTCCTCTGGTGGATCGTGGGGTTCAAGGTCTTTATCGACCTGGGTCTTTTTTCCGAGGCGACGTTCATCCTCAGGCTGGTCTTTGTCGTTTCCGGCGTGACGGGCCTTGTGGGATACCTTGTCATCCTGGCCATGATAATCCACCGGATCCACCACAACATACCGGACAGGGTGTTTCGCGGGATGAACCTTGTGCTGATCGTCCTGTTCATCATCCTGATCGGGTACTTTATCTGCAAGGCGGCGGGTTACCTGGGATTCTAA
- a CDS encoding metallopeptidase family protein: MAPATFERMVRTIHTGVMEALDPDLRARAEKVTIVIADRPPRGDDDLLGLYEGISLPDRHIDDMEAVADRITLFRRSLLDACESIEELREEIRITLLHELGHYFGFDEDELLKRGL, from the coding sequence ATGGCGCCAGCGACATTCGAGCGGATGGTCCGCACCATTCACACCGGGGTGATGGAGGCCCTGGACCCCGACCTCCGCGCCAGGGCCGAAAAGGTGACCATCGTCATCGCCGACCGGCCTCCCCGGGGCGACGATGACCTCCTCGGCCTCTACGAGGGCATATCCCTTCCGGACCGACATATCGACGACATGGAGGCCGTCGCCGACCGGATCACGCTGTTCCGCCGGTCCCTCCTTGACGCGTGTGAAAGCATTGAGGAGCTGCGTGAAGAAATTCGTATTACCCTGCTCCACGAGCTGGGCCACTATTTTGGATTCGATGAGGACGAGCTCCTCAAACGCGGGTTATGA
- a CDS encoding trypsin-like peptidase domain-containing protein yields MMKEKLKLIVPLAVLTVMFALYQFSCFKSGDSTLFGDIGQSPLRKEAESAGAVEIQDTFRKIFNLYKERVVFITTEQVVRVQPNPFFDDPFMREFFGGGANRPRTERRRGLGSGFIISEDGYVCTNHHVVAGVDTVTVGINEKTYKATIVGSDERTDLALLKINAPTKLKPVYLGDSDRVQVGDWAVAIGNPFGLDRTFTVGVVSAIGRRDVDMMGGSHIQTDASINPGNSGGPLINIYGEVIGINRMIYSQTGGYMGIGFAIPINTARSILEQLKTHKKIKRGYIGVSIAQITEEYAQELGLKSNQGAFIGEVIQGSPAERGGVRVGDIILKINDRDISTYMDLLKIVGEMTPGQTLKLTVWRQRKTINLFVKVVERPD; encoded by the coding sequence ATGATGAAGGAAAAACTTAAGCTTATTGTCCCCCTGGCGGTCCTGACCGTCATGTTCGCGCTGTACCAGTTCTCCTGTTTTAAATCGGGCGATTCAACCCTCTTCGGCGACATCGGACAGTCCCCCCTCCGCAAGGAAGCCGAATCCGCGGGGGCGGTGGAAATACAGGACACGTTCCGGAAGATCTTCAACCTCTACAAGGAGCGGGTCGTGTTTATCACTACGGAACAGGTGGTGCGGGTCCAGCCCAATCCCTTTTTCGACGATCCCTTCATGAGGGAGTTTTTCGGCGGCGGTGCCAACCGTCCCCGCACCGAGCGGCGCCGCGGCCTCGGCTCCGGCTTCATCATATCCGAGGACGGATATGTCTGTACCAATCATCATGTCGTGGCCGGCGTCGACACGGTCACGGTGGGTATCAATGAAAAGACCTACAAGGCCACCATCGTCGGTTCGGACGAGCGAACCGACCTGGCCCTGCTGAAAATAAACGCGCCGACGAAACTGAAGCCCGTGTACCTGGGAGATTCGGACCGGGTGCAGGTGGGCGACTGGGCCGTCGCCATCGGCAATCCCTTCGGCCTTGACCGGACCTTCACCGTCGGGGTCGTGAGCGCCATCGGCCGCCGGGACGTTGACATGATGGGAGGCTCCCATATCCAGACCGACGCGTCCATCAACCCGGGGAACAGCGGCGGTCCCCTCATCAATATCTACGGCGAGGTGATCGGCATCAACCGCATGATCTATTCCCAGACCGGCGGCTACATGGGCATCGGCTTCGCCATCCCCATCAATACGGCCCGCTCGATCCTGGAGCAGCTGAAGACGCACAAGAAGATCAAGCGCGGCTACATCGGCGTGAGCATAGCCCAGATCACCGAGGAATACGCGCAGGAGCTGGGGCTCAAATCGAACCAGGGCGCCTTCATCGGAGAGGTGATCCAGGGAAGCCCGGCGGAGAGAGGCGGCGTCAGGGTCGGCGACATCATCCTGAAGATCAACGACAGGGACATCTCAACGTACATGGACCTCCTGAAGATAGTGGGCGAGATGACCCCCGGTCAGACCCTGAAGCTGACCGTGTGGCGGCAGCGGAAAACGATAAATCTCTTTGTGAAAGTGGTCGAGCGGCCCGATTGA
- a CDS encoding VOC family protein, which translates to MITRIDHVAIAVRDYDRAYRFFSTLLGAVPGTSSRVDSMKYLWQNFSLGDLSRLELLTATGSGSFLDGFLAKKDGGVHHITMQTPDIKKAAAELERNGIPYFGYQEYGDAWKELFIHPNHAFGVLIQIAEFTADDWLAPSVKMQEGKKFKVTGKKGGCDLSFSHPGGGTVTITLSAEEMDRLGKELVDKSSIS; encoded by the coding sequence ATGATCACACGGATCGACCATGTTGCCATTGCGGTGCGGGACTACGATAGGGCCTATCGTTTTTTTTCAACCCTTCTCGGCGCGGTGCCCGGCACCAGCAGCCGCGTCGACTCCATGAAGTACCTGTGGCAGAACTTTTCCCTGGGAGACCTGAGCAGGCTCGAACTCCTGACCGCGACCGGGTCCGGCAGTTTCCTCGACGGCTTCCTTGCAAAAAAGGACGGGGGAGTCCATCATATCACCATGCAGACGCCGGACATAAAAAAAGCCGCGGCGGAGCTTGAGCGGAACGGCATTCCCTACTTCGGATACCAGGAGTACGGGGACGCGTGGAAAGAGCTCTTCATACACCCGAACCACGCCTTCGGCGTCCTGATCCAGATAGCGGAATTTACCGCCGATGACTGGCTCGCGCCGTCCGTGAAGATGCAGGAAGGGAAAAAATTCAAGGTCACCGGGAAAAAAGGCGGCTGCGACCTGTCTTTTTCCCATCCCGGGGGCGGAACCGTGACCATCACCCTGAGCGCGGAAGAAATGGACCGTTTAGGCAAAGAACTCGTTGACAAATCGTCTATTTCGTGA
- a CDS encoding alpha/beta hydrolase, which translates to MISVESITFSNNVGRRLAGRIYRDDKAGDTGIIFSHGLFSSKDGYKITRMADDLAATSHPLMTFDFSCAGESGGPISDLSILQEVEDLASAVSYFKERGIKRIHLMGSSMGAAVSMLYASRKDPAIESLMLIAAPVDILAIFTGATGITDPSTLPPDGMTSVEGIGIKNAFFLEIPTINMVEAIRMIGVPVLAIHGGRDAVVDPKNIEILEDNLATFTKTVVIDDGDHELTRDKDIRFIRDTVVAWLAEEYSAYA; encoded by the coding sequence ATGATTTCAGTAGAAAGCATAACATTCAGCAACAATGTCGGCCGGCGCCTCGCCGGCAGGATATACCGTGACGACAAAGCCGGAGATACCGGCATCATATTCAGCCACGGACTTTTTTCCAGTAAGGACGGATATAAAATAACCAGGATGGCCGATGACCTCGCCGCGACGAGCCATCCCCTCATGACCTTCGATTTTTCCTGCGCCGGCGAGTCGGGAGGACCGATATCGGACCTTTCGATCCTCCAGGAAGTCGAGGACCTCGCCTCGGCCGTGAGCTATTTCAAAGAGCGGGGAATCAAACGCATCCACCTGATGGGCTCCAGCATGGGCGCCGCCGTCTCAATGCTGTACGCGTCACGGAAAGATCCCGCGATCGAATCCCTTATGCTCATCGCCGCGCCCGTCGATATTCTGGCCATATTCACCGGCGCCACCGGCATAACCGATCCGTCGACGCTGCCCCCCGACGGCATGACCTCCGTGGAGGGGATCGGCATCAAAAACGCCTTCTTCCTCGAAATACCGACGATCAACATGGTGGAAGCCATCCGGATGATCGGCGTTCCGGTCCTTGCCATACACGGCGGCCGTGACGCGGTGGTTGACCCGAAGAATATCGAAATTCTCGAGGACAATCTGGCCACATTCACAAAGACGGTCGTCATCGACGACGGCGACCACGAGCTTACGCGGGACAAGGATATACGGTTCATCAGGGACACGGTCGTCGCCTGGCTCGCGGAAGAATACAGTGCCTATGCTTGA